A single genomic interval of Juglans regia cultivar Chandler chromosome 1, Walnut 2.0, whole genome shotgun sequence harbors:
- the LOC108996409 gene encoding UPF0481 protein At3g47200-like, whose translation MESTSDSHLVETRRVVEGLVSRMDERSVIELRLQSQPSRGEACIFRSDRVAKGLWPCPRIVSIGPLSDCLIKTEEQKWRYLTSSLSDNKYIALEDIVTSIRPLETKARKCYESDDWEHDMESVDFLQGLVLDGCFIIELFLRVNSLKQFEADDPLSRMLWTSPDLYGDLLLLHNQIPFFVLEKLYDTSVYSKYREPLPFLAMRFFNKVLRRPQKVIDRYRNFKDSCLHLLDLVRSSFIPPEQEQPRKKGSGRDLRIIPCISKLVRSGIKVNPVKEDSFLSVRFKRGVIEMPDISVDDFMISLLINCVVFEEERNNTTKHFMSYAHFLNCLVNSDKDVEYLSERRVLDNYVGSDGDLEKYVSHLGRALLFGFDQFYLSNLFNGVEDYYRKDFNWQWASFKSTYFNTPWTFISAMAGFVLLVLTFLQTFYTIYAYVHPKT comes from the coding sequence ATGGAAAGCACTTCTGACAGTCACCTCGTTGAGACTCGGAGGGTCGTCGAGGGACTCGTCAGCCGGATGGATGAGCGGTCGGTGATTGAGCTACGGTTACAAAGCCAACCCAGCAGGGGAGAGGCTTGCATCTTCCGGAGTGATCGCGTCGCGAAGGGCCTGTGGCCCTGTCCTCGGATTGTCTCCATCGGGCCCTTGAGTGACTGCCTAATCAAGACGGAGGAGCAAAAATGGAGGTACCTCACTTCCTCGTTGAgcgataataaatatatagccTTAGAGGACATTGTCACCAGCATACGCCCACTTGAAACGAAAGCCAGAAAGTGTTATGAATCTGATGACTGGGAACACGACATGGAATCCGTTGATTTCCTCCAAGGTTTGGTTCTTGACGGTTGTTTTATAATAGAATTGTTTCTCAGGGTTAATTCTTTGAAACAGTTCGAAGCCGACGACCCTCTTTCCAGGATGTTATGGACATCTCCAGATCTCTACGGGGATCTTCTTCTGCTCCACAATCAGATCCCCTTCTTCGTTCTGGAGAAGTTGTACGACACTTCCGTTTACAGCAAGTACCGCGAGCCGTTGCCCTTTCTCGCTATGCGATTCTTCAACAAGGTGTTGCGCCGGCCTCAGAAGGTTATAGATAGATATCGCAATTTCAAAGATAGCTGTTTGCATTTGCTGGACTTGGTTCGGTCAAGTTTTATCCCACCCGAACAAGAGCAGCCACGGAAGAAGGGCAGCGGACGGGACCTCCGTATTATTCCCTGCATCTCGAAGCTCGTCCGTTCGGGAATTAAGGTCAATCCGGTCAAAGAGGACAGCTTCTTATCGGTGAGATTCAAGCGCGGAGTGATTGAGATGCCCGACATAAGCGTCGACGATTTCATGATCAGTTTGTTGATTAACTGCGTCGTTTTCGAGGAGGAACGCAACAACACCACCAAGCACTTCATGTCGTACGCTCATTTCTTGAATTGCCTTGTGAACAGTGACAAGGACGTCGAGTACCTTAGCGAACGCAGAGTACTCGACAATTACGTTGGGTCCGACGGCGATCTTGAGAAATACGTCAGCCACTTGGGCAGGGCCTTGTTGTTTGGTTTTGATCAGTTTTATCTGTCCAATTTGTTCAATGGCGTGGAGGACTATTATAGGAAGGACTTCAATTGGCAGTGGGCGAGCTTCAAGAGTACGTATTTTAACACGCCATGGACGTTCATCTCAGCAATGGCTGGCTTTGTGCTCCTAGTGCTCACGTTTTTGCAGACCTTCTACACCATCTATGCCTATGTGCATCCTAAAACCTAA
- the LOC108996395 gene encoding uncharacterized protein LOC108996395 — MDREQHELQFLGFFGIFKESFKIIFSWRKIFSKITLVLIVPLSFIFLAQIKISYLLFSDIVDERYSLENTPENSYEHDKRSRIISSDWTYFWLFRAACFIFLVILSLLSTAAIVYTIACIFTGKETTFKKVMRIVPKVWKRLLVTFIWCFLFFIVYHIVAAVFFILWVAFIGASAVGIVIVIVLLIFYLIGFVYISIVWDLASVVSVLEDVYGLKAMIKSKALIKGKMGIAVAFFILISVCLAAIELIFEFFVVLEMVPNIAISIMVGILSFIFLVMVSLFGFVVQTVVYLVCKSYHHEDIDKSSLADHLEGYLGEYVRLRAPKDNFQLGEVQV, encoded by the coding sequence ATGGACAGAGAACAGCACGAGCTTCAATTTCTGGGGTTCTTTGGCATCTTCAAAGAATCcttcaaaatcatattttcatggAGAAAGATCTTCAGCAAAATCACCCTAGTTCTGATCGTCCCACTCTCCTTTATCTTCCTTGCTCAAATCAAAATCTCATACCTCCTCTTTTCCGATATTGTAGACGAGAGGTACAGCTTGGAAAACACCCCAGAGAATTCTTACGAGCATGATAAGCGCTCTCGTATCATCTCCTCTGATTGGACTTATTTCTGGCTCTTCAGAGCAGCCTGCTTCATCTTCCTTGTTATCCTCTCCCTCCTTTCAACCGCCGCAATCGTCTATACCATCGCATGCATATTCACAGGCAAAGAAACTACCTTCAAGAAGGTCATGCGTATTGTCCCAAAGGTTTGGAAAAGGCTTCTGGTCACTTTCATatggtgttttcttttttttatagtgtaCCACATTGTTGCAGCAGTATTCTTCATCTTGTGGGTGGCTTTTATTGGAGCTTCTGCAGTTGGAATTGTGATCGTAATAGTTCTTTTGATCTTTTACTTGATTGGGTTCGTGTATATAAGCATCGTTTGGGATTTGGCGAGCGTGGTATCCGTGTTGGAGGATGTGTATGGACTTAAAGCCATGATTAAGAGCAAAGCCTTAATAAAGGGAAAGATGGGAATTGCAGTTGCCTTCTTTATCCTGATTTCTGTTTGCCTTGCTGCAATTGAActgatatttgagttttttgttgTGCTGGAAATGGTACCCAATATAGCAATTAGCATTATGGTTGGGATTCTTAGCTTCATTTTTCTGGTCATGGTGAGTCTCTTTGGTTTCGTTGTCCAAACTGTTGTCTACTTGGTCTGCAAATCGTATCACCATGAAGACATCGACAAGTCCTCCTTAGCGGATCATCTTGAGGGTTATCTAGGGGAGTATGTTCGTCTAAGGGCACCCAAGGATAATTTCCAACTTGGGGAGGTTCAAGTTTAG
- the LOC108996407 gene encoding ras-related protein RABC1 isoform X2 has translation MGSSLNQPEFDYLFKLLMIGDSGVGKSSLLLSFTSDTFEDMSPTIGVDFKVKYVDVGGKKLKLAIWDTAGQERFRTLTSSYYRGAQGVIMVYDVTRRDTFTNLSEVWAKEVDLYSTNQDCIKMLVGNKVDKESDRVVTKKEGISFARECGCLFIECSAKTRANVQQCFEELVLKHE, from the exons ATGGGTTCATCTTTGAATCAGCCTGAGTTTGATTACTTGTTCAAGTTGTTGATGATTGGGGACTCTGGGGTTGGAAAGAGTAGTCTGCTTTTGAGTTTTACATCCGATACCTTTGAAGATATGTCTCCCACAATTG GTGTTGATTTCAAGGTGAAATACGTTGATGTTGGTGGCAAAAAGCTGAAGCTTGCCATCTGGGATACAG CTGGGCAGGAGAGATTCAGAACGTTGACAAGTTCATACTACCGAGGTGCACAAGGGGTCATTATGG TTTATGATGTTACAAGGCGAGACACCTTTACAAACCTCTCTGAGGTATGGGCCAAGGAAGTAGACCTATACTCAACAAATCAAGACTGCATCAAGATGCTTGTTGGAAACAAGGTTGATAAG GAAAGCGACAGGGTTGTAACGAAGAAAGAAGGAATAAGCTTTGCAAGGGAATGCGGGTGTCTATTTATTGAATGCAGTGCTAAAACTCGAGCGAATGTACAGCAGTGCTTTGAAGAGCTTGTTTTAAAG CATGAATGA
- the LOC108996407 gene encoding ras-related protein RABC1 isoform X1 gives MGSSLNQPEFDYLFKLLMIGDSGVGKSSLLLSFTSDTFEDMSPTIGVDFKVKYVDVGGKKLKLAIWDTAGQERFRTLTSSYYRGAQGVIMVYDVTRRDTFTNLSEVWAKEVDLYSTNQDCIKMLVGNKVDKESDRVVTKKEGISFARECGCLFIECSAKTRANVQQCFEELVLKILDTPSLLAEGSKGMKKNIFKEKLPQSDASTSSCC, from the exons ATGGGTTCATCTTTGAATCAGCCTGAGTTTGATTACTTGTTCAAGTTGTTGATGATTGGGGACTCTGGGGTTGGAAAGAGTAGTCTGCTTTTGAGTTTTACATCCGATACCTTTGAAGATATGTCTCCCACAATTG GTGTTGATTTCAAGGTGAAATACGTTGATGTTGGTGGCAAAAAGCTGAAGCTTGCCATCTGGGATACAG CTGGGCAGGAGAGATTCAGAACGTTGACAAGTTCATACTACCGAGGTGCACAAGGGGTCATTATGG TTTATGATGTTACAAGGCGAGACACCTTTACAAACCTCTCTGAGGTATGGGCCAAGGAAGTAGACCTATACTCAACAAATCAAGACTGCATCAAGATGCTTGTTGGAAACAAGGTTGATAAG GAAAGCGACAGGGTTGTAACGAAGAAAGAAGGAATAAGCTTTGCAAGGGAATGCGGGTGTCTATTTATTGAATGCAGTGCTAAAACTCGAGCGAATGTACAGCAGTGCTTTGAAGAGCTTGTTTTAAAG ATATTGGATACACCTAGCCTCCTAGCTGAGGGTTCTAAAGGGATGAAAAAGAACATCTTTAAAGAGAAGCTGCCACAGTCCGATGCATCCACGAGCAGTTGTTGTTGA